From Streptomyces qinzhouensis, one genomic window encodes:
- a CDS encoding CocE/NonD family hydrolase — MTTRTARVRAGGVLLATDVHLPPPGPTGRRYPAVLIRTPYGRRAHRPEARAWTARGFAAVVQDVRGRYGSGGDWWPYVHERADGAATLRWIRDRPWSDGRVVAAGSSYAAYCALVTATGRDREGTGAGTEPDAVVAAVPALGTAETAREPSGAERLLGRAGWWAAHGDRTDSDPAALDRLLGRDPALLTHLPVLDLPARLGRALPSWPGIWQARRADRVIRSAPAARTPLLAIGGTHDPFAADTLALWRAWGGPARLLLGPWGHRLIHDPGPGARPEHRVDPGGLTAAWARAVCEGHPPEGRRGAVALAGTPYWFPATALIEPSAARRFPLAAGPLGVSLLYGADFRADPARPVRSDDLRADPPRADGDRADRALFVTAPLARATDLLGPAAAELRATAGTPVADWFVRLVALDPRGRAEPLALGTARTVRTPGTWSTVTVPLGQLARRLPAGTRLRIEAAGHHFPAHARNPHTGEDPVTAVRLLPSDRALRPADCALLLPVAELRGSDAVPDLSQEIRT; from the coding sequence ATGACGACCCGGACCGCCCGGGTCCGCGCCGGCGGGGTGCTGCTCGCCACCGACGTCCACCTCCCACCGCCCGGCCCCACCGGGCGCCGCTACCCGGCCGTCCTCATCCGCACCCCCTACGGCCGCCGCGCCCACCGGCCCGAGGCCCGCGCCTGGACCGCCCGCGGATTCGCCGCCGTGGTCCAGGACGTCCGCGGACGGTACGGCTCCGGCGGCGACTGGTGGCCCTACGTTCACGAGCGCGCCGACGGCGCCGCGACCCTGCGCTGGATCCGCGACCGCCCCTGGAGCGACGGACGCGTCGTCGCGGCCGGATCCTCCTACGCCGCCTACTGCGCCCTGGTGACCGCCACCGGCCGGGACCGCGAAGGAACCGGTGCCGGTACGGAGCCCGACGCGGTCGTCGCCGCCGTACCCGCGCTCGGCACCGCCGAGACCGCCCGGGAACCCTCCGGCGCCGAACGCCTCCTCGGCCGGGCGGGCTGGTGGGCCGCGCACGGCGACCGAACCGACTCCGACCCCGCCGCCCTCGACCGGCTGCTCGGCCGCGACCCCGCCCTCCTCACCCACCTCCCCGTCCTGGACCTGCCCGCCCGGCTCGGCCGCGCCCTGCCCTCCTGGCCCGGGATCTGGCAGGCCCGCCGCGCCGACCGCGTCATCCGGAGCGCCCCCGCCGCCCGCACCCCCCTGCTCGCGATCGGCGGCACCCACGACCCCTTCGCCGCCGACACCCTCGCCCTCTGGCGCGCCTGGGGCGGCCCCGCCCGGCTGCTCCTCGGCCCCTGGGGCCACCGGCTGATCCACGACCCCGGCCCGGGAGCCCGCCCCGAACACCGCGTCGACCCGGGCGGACTGACCGCCGCCTGGGCCCGGGCGGTGTGCGAGGGCCACCCGCCCGAGGGCCGCCGCGGCGCCGTCGCCCTCGCCGGAACCCCGTACTGGTTTCCGGCCACCGCCCTGATCGAGCCCTCCGCCGCCCGCCGCTTCCCCCTGGCCGCCGGACCCTTGGGCGTCAGCCTGCTGTACGGCGCCGACTTCCGCGCCGACCCGGCCCGCCCCGTACGCTCCGACGACCTGCGCGCCGATCCGCCGCGGGCCGACGGGGACCGCGCCGACCGGGCCCTGTTCGTCACCGCGCCGCTGGCCCGCGCCACCGACCTCCTCGGCCCCGCGGCCGCCGAACTGCGCGCCACCGCCGGCACACCCGTCGCCGACTGGTTCGTCCGGCTCGTCGCCCTCGACCCGCGGGGCCGCGCCGAACCCCTCGCGCTCGGCACCGCCCGTACCGTCCGGACACCCGGCACCTGGTCCACCGTCACCGTTCCCCTCGGGCAGCTGGCCCGCCGGCTGCCCGCGGGCACCCGGCTCCGGATCGAAGCGGCCGGACACCACTTCCCCGCCCACGCCCGCAACCCCCACACCGGGGAGGACCCCGTCACCGCCGTCCGGCTCCTGCCCTCGGACCGGGCCCTGCGCCCCGCCGACTGCGCACTGCTGCTGCCCGTCGCCGAGCTGCGCGGCTCCGACGCCGTACCGGACCTCTCCCAGGAGATACGCACATGA
- a CDS encoding nitroreductase, with protein sequence MAGTQETRTARTARGGPGRSDRPPSVAAAALLAPSVAAALALARSARVPGPDLPYRPVAPRRRDEGLPVPAALDPVLRNSVAGGRFRPAASAGALHPVSVRLLAGPGAGLPTGQYAYEPGAHRLHPLGPPSAPVARGAFAVLEVAPERTVAHYRHRAWPLTLLDAGHTVAALVAAGAGAYCLDLAAGAVPRPPGRRTDGIPLAIVRLTADGELSDGPPAVQDGHRAAPHPEIARARGILRLLAAAGDRHGTWYTARRSAHPAVVRARRSADPAALATGRPPSRGVLRRVLTAARAAAPGGPEWWLAVGGDRPALLTGAGPGLRTEAVGPVLDTLAVRAAGQGWIARTGAVLLAVGCPSDAGPNRIRRDHLLAGYGIGHAQLAATALGLPARPVGSWQGADLGADLGGPAGRRWIVHGLAFAAPPDGHR encoded by the coding sequence ATGGCCGGAACCCAGGAAACCCGCACCGCCCGCACCGCCCGCGGCGGCCCGGGCCGCTCGGACCGGCCGCCGTCCGTGGCCGCGGCGGCGCTTCTCGCGCCGTCCGTGGCCGCCGCGCTCGCCCTGGCCCGGTCGGCCCGGGTGCCCGGGCCCGATCTGCCGTACCGGCCCGTCGCGCCGCGGCGGCGGGACGAGGGGCTGCCCGTGCCCGCGGCGCTGGACCCGGTGCTGCGGAACTCCGTCGCGGGCGGCCGGTTCCGGCCCGCGGCCTCCGCCGGGGCGCTGCACCCGGTCTCCGTACGGCTGCTGGCCGGGCCCGGCGCCGGGCTGCCCACCGGGCAGTACGCCTACGAGCCCGGCGCCCATCGGCTGCATCCCCTCGGGCCCCCGTCCGCGCCCGTGGCCCGGGGCGCCTTCGCCGTTCTGGAGGTCGCCCCGGAGCGGACCGTCGCGCACTACCGGCACCGGGCCTGGCCGCTGACGCTGCTGGACGCCGGGCACACCGTCGCCGCCCTGGTGGCGGCCGGCGCCGGGGCCTACTGCCTGGACCTGGCGGCCGGAGCCGTACCGCGGCCCCCTGGACGCCGTACCGACGGCATACCGCTGGCGATCGTCCGGCTCACCGCGGACGGCGAGCTGAGCGACGGGCCCCCGGCCGTCCAGGACGGCCACAGAGCGGCACCGCACCCGGAGATCGCCCGGGCCCGCGGAATCCTGCGGCTGCTCGCGGCCGCGGGGGACCGGCACGGCACCTGGTACACCGCACGGAGGTCCGCGCACCCGGCCGTCGTCCGGGCCCGCCGCAGCGCCGACCCCGCCGCCCTCGCCACCGGGCGGCCGCCCTCCCGCGGAGTGCTGCGGCGCGTGCTGACCGCCGCCCGGGCCGCGGCGCCCGGTGGACCGGAGTGGTGGCTGGCGGTGGGCGGGGACCGGCCCGCGCTGCTCACCGGCGCCGGACCCGGACTGCGTACGGAAGCGGTGGGGCCGGTCCTCGACACCCTCGCCGTCCGGGCCGCGGGCCAGGGGTGGATCGCCCGCACCGGCGCGGTCCTCCTCGCCGTCGGCTGCCCGTCGGACGCCGGCCCCAACCGGATCCGCCGGGACCATCTGCTCGCCGGATACGGCATCGGCCACGCCCAGCTGGCGGCCACCGCCCTCGGTCTGCCCGCCCGGCCCGTCGGCTCGTGGCAGGGCGCCGACCTCGGCGCCGACCTCGGCGGACCCGCCGGCCGCCGGTGGATCGTGCACGGTCTGGCGTTCGCCGCCCCGCCGGACGGCCACCGGTGA
- a CDS encoding YcaO-like family protein, which translates to MTTATAPAPLPIGHLTDPVCGIVRSVRPVPHPAGAPPRYTAMTAEVSDARRFGAWPADRVSLGTTFGDPEGARIAAVAEAVERYCGNRLPPPGRPGAPRRATAAELTAEGHRVYGPGSVPTYADWQYARPGFPYRPLTPDTPALWTPADENGQPCWVPVALSHLNWRQGPLRRLPRTHHLNYAGIATGRGLDDAAERGLLEVVERDALELWWRLDGPTRGIDPGSVPGLADDLAGCALEISVVELPSEFAPCAAALAHDPGRGLYAAGFACRYDPAEAVRKAVLEAVHTWVFTQGTTDPDGWVFRAVDAGLLARGLYFDHRADRRYLDDCGDDFAAVRDLGAQVQVWLDPRTAPLARRFTRPALGTVPVSEIPAGDRDRLHTELAARGHRVLTTDLTTEDVARTELRVARTLVTGLIPNAPAAFPYFGSPRFATAAVERGWRAEPPSRARDFTLVPPPHM; encoded by the coding sequence ATGACCACCGCGACCGCCCCCGCGCCACTGCCGATCGGCCACCTCACCGACCCCGTCTGCGGAATCGTCCGCTCCGTCCGGCCCGTACCGCACCCCGCCGGGGCCCCGCCCCGCTACACCGCCATGACGGCGGAGGTGTCGGACGCCCGCCGCTTCGGGGCCTGGCCCGCCGACCGGGTCTCCCTCGGCACCACCTTCGGCGACCCCGAGGGCGCCCGGATCGCCGCCGTCGCCGAGGCCGTGGAACGCTACTGCGGCAACCGGCTCCCCCCACCCGGCCGGCCCGGGGCACCCCGCCGGGCCACCGCCGCCGAACTCACCGCCGAAGGACACCGGGTGTACGGGCCCGGCTCCGTACCCACCTATGCGGACTGGCAGTACGCCCGCCCCGGCTTCCCCTACCGGCCCCTCACCCCGGACACCCCCGCCCTGTGGACGCCCGCCGACGAGAACGGACAGCCGTGCTGGGTGCCGGTCGCCCTCAGCCACCTCAACTGGCGGCAGGGCCCGCTGCGGCGACTGCCCCGTACCCACCACCTCAACTACGCGGGCATCGCCACCGGCCGGGGCCTCGACGACGCCGCCGAACGCGGCCTCCTCGAAGTCGTCGAACGTGACGCCCTGGAGCTGTGGTGGCGGCTCGACGGCCCCACCCGGGGCATCGACCCCGGCTCCGTACCCGGACTCGCCGACGACCTCGCGGGCTGCGCCCTGGAGATCAGCGTCGTCGAACTGCCCTCCGAGTTCGCGCCCTGCGCCGCCGCACTCGCCCACGACCCCGGGCGGGGCCTGTACGCGGCCGGGTTCGCCTGCCGCTACGACCCGGCGGAAGCCGTCCGCAAGGCCGTACTCGAAGCGGTGCACACCTGGGTGTTCACCCAGGGCACCACGGACCCGGACGGCTGGGTCTTCCGCGCCGTCGACGCCGGACTGCTCGCCCGCGGCCTCTACTTCGACCACCGCGCCGACCGGCGCTATCTCGACGACTGCGGAGACGACTTCGCGGCGGTACGGGACCTCGGTGCCCAGGTGCAGGTGTGGCTCGACCCGCGCACCGCGCCCCTCGCCCGCAGATTCACCCGGCCCGCGCTCGGCACGGTCCCCGTCAGCGAGATCCCGGCCGGTGACCGGGACCGGCTCCACACCGAACTGGCGGCCCGCGGACACCGCGTCCTCACCACCGATCTGACCACGGAGGACGTGGCCCGCACCGAACTGCGGGTCGCCCGGACCCTGGTCACCGGTCTGATCCCGAACGCACCCGCCGCCTTCCCCTACTTCGGCAGCCCCCGGTTCGCGACGGCCGCCGTCGAACGCGGCTGGCGCGCCGAACCGCCCTCGCGGGCTCGTGACTTCACGCTGGTTCCGCCCCCGCACATGTGA
- a CDS encoding ABC transporter ATP-binding protein/permease, with protein MMLHPELLRAARIARRPLATATVLLAAVALTHTAQAVLLALALAAVARGDTGPLPALLAAVGATALLRALLTPWQRRTAVTAGVSVRTGLRDHLLTRLGGTGPVRETGERAGALRAVLVDGVEGADAYISRYLPQLAVTCALPPLLLAAVAAVEPRAVAALAPALVLALLAPRWWDRLLARRGQQHWGAYEALAADYLEALQGMAPLRAAGATGRTRARLAAHSDRLHRATVAKLRVSLVDTGITDLALQGGTVAAVLVACWSAGTGTATPAETYLLLMLVSECFRPVRDLAREWHAGYLGVSAADGIARLRTATGGVPDTGTRDRPWTTAPALRFDDVHFTHPGASRPALDGVGFTAPAGKTTAIVGPSGAGKTTLLGLLLRHADPDRGRVLADGEPLTAYTLAALRRGIAVVSQDTYLFPASVADNLRLAGPAATDAELRTAARAAGVHDEILALPDGYATAVGERGATLSGGQRQRIALARALLADAPVLVLDEATSAVGERAEAGIVRALATAARGRTCLVVAHRLASVRHADRIVVLDAGRVDAVGDHETLLEEGGLYARLAGATAAYAGEPAGRSAR; from the coding sequence ATGATGCTCCACCCCGAACTGCTGCGCGCCGCCCGCATCGCGCGCCGCCCCCTCGCCACGGCCACCGTGCTCCTCGCCGCCGTCGCCCTCACCCACACCGCCCAGGCCGTCCTGCTCGCGCTCGCGCTCGCCGCCGTCGCCCGCGGGGACACCGGCCCGCTGCCCGCCCTGCTGGCGGCCGTCGGCGCGACCGCCCTGCTGCGCGCCCTGCTCACCCCCTGGCAGCGCCGGACCGCCGTCACCGCAGGAGTCTCGGTACGGACCGGACTGCGCGACCACCTCCTGACCCGGCTCGGCGGCACCGGCCCGGTACGCGAGACCGGCGAGCGGGCCGGGGCCCTCCGGGCCGTCCTCGTCGACGGAGTCGAGGGCGCCGACGCCTACATATCCCGCTATCTGCCCCAACTCGCCGTCACCTGCGCCCTGCCGCCCCTCCTGCTGGCCGCCGTCGCCGCCGTCGAACCCCGGGCGGTGGCCGCCCTCGCCCCCGCCCTCGTCCTGGCCCTGCTCGCCCCCCGCTGGTGGGACCGGCTGCTCGCCCGGCGCGGACAGCAGCACTGGGGAGCGTACGAAGCCCTCGCCGCCGACTATCTGGAGGCCCTCCAGGGCATGGCCCCGCTCCGCGCGGCCGGGGCCACCGGCCGTACCCGAGCCCGTCTCGCGGCCCACTCCGACCGGCTCCACCGGGCCACGGTCGCCAAACTCCGGGTGTCGCTCGTCGACACCGGCATCACCGACCTCGCCCTACAGGGCGGCACCGTCGCCGCCGTCCTCGTCGCCTGCTGGTCGGCCGGTACGGGCACCGCGACCCCGGCCGAGACCTATCTGCTGCTGATGCTGGTCTCCGAATGCTTCCGGCCGGTGCGCGACCTGGCCCGCGAATGGCACGCCGGATACCTCGGCGTATCCGCCGCCGACGGCATCGCGCGGCTCCGGACCGCCACCGGCGGCGTACCCGACACCGGTACCCGCGACCGGCCCTGGACCACCGCACCCGCCCTCCGCTTCGACGACGTCCACTTCACCCACCCGGGGGCCAGCAGGCCCGCCCTCGACGGCGTCGGCTTCACCGCGCCCGCCGGGAAGACCACCGCGATCGTCGGACCGTCCGGCGCGGGGAAGACCACCCTGCTCGGACTGCTGCTGCGGCACGCCGACCCGGACCGGGGCCGGGTACTCGCCGACGGCGAACCCCTCACCGCCTACACCCTGGCCGCCCTGCGCCGCGGGATCGCCGTCGTCTCCCAGGACACGTACCTCTTCCCCGCCTCGGTCGCCGACAACCTGCGCCTGGCCGGGCCCGCCGCCACCGACGCCGAACTGCGCACGGCCGCCCGGGCGGCGGGCGTCCACGACGAGATCCTGGCCCTGCCGGACGGCTACGCGACCGCCGTCGGCGAACGCGGCGCCACCCTCTCCGGCGGCCAGCGCCAGCGCATCGCCCTGGCCCGGGCCCTGCTCGCCGACGCCCCCGTCCTCGTCCTCGACGAGGCGACCAGCGCCGTCGGCGAACGCGCCGAGGCCGGAATCGTCCGGGCCCTGGCCACCGCCGCCCGCGGACGCACCTGCCTCGTCGTCGCCCACCGGCTGGCGTCGGTCCGGCACGCCGACCGGATCGTCGTCCTCGACGCAGGCCGGGTCGACGCCGTCGGCGACCACGAGACGCTCCTCGAGGAGGGCGGACTGTACGCACGACTGGCCGGCGCCACGGCGGCGTACGCCGGAGAGCCGGCCGGGAGGAGCGCACGATGA